The sequence below is a genomic window from Mus musculus strain C57BL/6J chromosome 4, GRCm38.p6 C57BL/6J.
GATTTAACGATGGGATGTTGTATCTccctagaaaaccatccattttatctagatattccagttttgttgaatatagccttttaaagtaggatctgatgatgtttttaaatttcctccatttttgttgttatgtctcccttttcatttctgattttgttaatttggatagtgACTCAGGGGCCTTCAGTTAATTTGGCTAGGgggttatctattttgttgattctctcagcgaaatttatttttaagatttatttatttatttatttatttattatatgtaagtacactgtagctgtcttcagacactccagaagagggcgccagatctcgttacggctggttgtgagccaccacgtggttgctgggatttgaactccaggcctttgaaagagcagtcgggtgctcttacccactgagccatctcaccaacccctcaAAGAAATTTTTAATAGCGagtaaagtattttattttgctgATAAACCCtgaatttatataaaattgtatttttccAAAATAATTTCCCCTAAAGTTTTATATTCAGAGATTTTGTTGCtttgaattatattttctttaaaaaaatcttctgttcacacttgtagaaaaaatatcaagAAATCATTTGAAACAAATTCACATCCATTAAATCCTTACTGAATTTAAGATGTGGAGGAGGGTATGCATCACGGGTCATGTGgatacttcttggcatcaaaaTCTATATTCTTTGCCCTGAGAATATAtagacacaaacaacaaaaacagtgcaggaggttgtatatatatatatttgtgcatacatatacatatatgtgagtttaatcataataattaaaacagagAGTATCAATTTGAGCAGGGGAACATGGAAAGGGTTGGAGGGAGGGTACCTGGAAGGAcctagagagaggaaagaggagaaggaatgcAATGTAATtgtcttttattaaaatatgtttttaaaaatctatacttTTCATACAGTACAAAATTTAATCAGAAGTCCCTGTTGATTGTATATTTTATAGATACAAATTTTATAGTTTAAATCATtattcttttttgtctttctttactGCCTCTATTTTACCAGTTGACTGCAATTCAGTCTTAAGAGATGAAGAGGGTTGAAGCTGTATCATCTTCACAACTTTCTTGGTGCTGACTAAATATTTTACTTTCACAAGTTTCTAGGATCTTGCAGTTCACGTCATAATTTTCTTGGGAGTCATCAGATTTAGAACTATTTTGCTCAGAGTCCTTTGTGGAAAGTTCCATACTTGTTGGAGGTAAGGAAGACACCTGACCATAACctgaaagaaagaattttattatctgacaCATGAACAcgtacacaatcacacacatacacacacacacatacaaacaaaatactcactaCATTATGTAGCAACTTGTCATATTAATGTTAATCTTTAATATTTGCAGCTAGATCCCGCTCATGGGTCCTCAGTATGAAACCCCACTTCATTCTTATCTATTCTGCAGCTCCCAGTGGCACCTGGTTGCCTAAAAGCCTGAGAATCAGACAGTCCTGGCTTCCCTGCAGGCCCGGGAACCCACAAGTCAGTTCTGGCAGTTCCCAGGGACCTCGGACTGATTCCCCAACCCCGGAAAGGTGACCTGAAGCTTTACACATCCTGACACACTGCCATGGGGTAAGCACAGTCAAAACTCCGGTGTACCACCTCCCGAAGTGGCCAAAGCCCTGTGGTGGAGTGGATGCAGGACACCATAAACCCTACAAAAATATacattgtttatttttagaatatGTTTGGAAAAAAGTACGTATTAAAATATGTGTAGCCATTTTAAATGTTATGACTACATAAAAAATTTAACTTATCACTGCAAtcaatattgttttaaattttaatttaaagttaaaattaaaattttaaacagacACTGAGATTTCTCATTTACTCTGTGAAACAAATCTTCACTTCTACATATGAGCGCTTTTCAGTTTCCATGGCAAAAGGCATGgctgtctctctttttccatcTCCCATGACAGAGATGCCAAGATTTACAGTTTTCAGGCCCTGGTATTTTTctcttaaactaataaaattgcaCCATACTTCCCCTTCATGTCtgtgtttaaattattttattaatgaaacTAATATCCCTAAAAGAAAAAGCCAGATTCTATTTTAATAGGCTTAAGTAGCTCTGAGGGTCTCTTTTCTCATTAGGTGGcatggagatttttttctttttttttttttccttttccattttttattaggtatttagctcatttacatttccaatgctataccaaaagtcccccatacccaccgacccccactctcctacccacccactcccactttttggccctggcgttcccctgtactggggcatataaagtttgcgtgtccaatgggcctgtctttccagtgatggccgactaggccatcttttgatatatatgcatctagagtcaagagctccggggtactggttagttcataatgttgatccacctatagggttgcagatccctttagctccttgggtactttctctagctcctccattgggagccctgcgatccatccattagctgactgtgagcatccacttctgtgtttgctaggccccggcatactctcacaagagacagctacatctgggtcctttcgataaaatcttgcaggtgtatgcaatggtgtcagcgtttggatgctgattatggggtggatccctggatatggcagtctctacatggtccatcctttcatctcagctccaaactttgtctctgtaactccttccgagggtgttttgttcccacttctaaggaggggcatagtgtccacacttcagtcttcattttttttttttttgagtttcatgtgtttaggaaattgtatcttatatcttgggtatcctaggttttgggctaatattcacttatcagtgagtacatattgtgtgagttcctttgtgaatgcgttacctcactcaggatgatgccctccaggtccatccatttggctaggaatttcataaattcattctttttaatagctgagtagtactccattgtgtagatgtaccacattttctgtatccattcctctgttgaggggcatctgggttctttccagcttctggctattataaataaggctgctatgaacatagtggagcatgtgtccttcttaccagttggggtatcttctggatatatgcccaggagaggtattgctggatcctccggtagtactatgtccaattttctgaggaaccgccagacggatttccagagtggttgtacaagcctgcaatcccaccaacaatggaggagtgttcctctttctccgcatcctcgccagcatctgctgtcacctgaatttttgatcttagccattctgacttgtgttaggtggaatctcagggttgttttgatttgcatttccctgatgattaaggatgttgaacattttttcaggtgcttctctaccattcggtattcctcaggtgagaattcaagAGAGTTTTCAAGGGGCAAAGCTCAACACTGTCCACCTAGACCTGTGGAGTAGGAACCTGATAGGGTTTCCCATAGTTGAGGATAGCACTTCAGAAAGTACTTAAAGGATGAACAGCAGTGAACCCCATAAGGAAGGCTTCAGTTAAGGTAAATCTTCCCACTTCAACTAACCCAATAAAGATAGTCCTCCACAGGTAAACCTACATGCTAACCTAATGAACACTAAGCTAGAACTGTATGAATCATAAAATGCCCCCCGCAATCTgcttataaaagtaaaaaaaaaaaaaatggaaatgccccaatgtctatttttttttttttgcagtttcaTTATGCAAAGATTTGATTAAAAAGGTAGAGAGtcaagagacttgaagtaccctggagatccttggatttcccacccccacctttaCTTACAGTTCAGGGTCCAAAGTAGACACAAAATGAGGCCAGGGAAAAGTACCATTATAACAGTCAAGATTATGCATATGTTCCACAGCCAATTAGTATACAATGGATATGTATCGTCCAAAAGAAAAGCTGCGGGGGTTGGGGATGGGAGAAACATtaggtatattttaaaataagtaaatgtacaTTAATATAAGAAACCGTATCACAGGACCCTAGTCAactagaaagaggaaaaggaagctttAAGTAGCCTTCATTTCTGTGCAAAGTTTAGTTCACCTATACAAGGTTCTATGACAAAGCTTTGCAGTTTGAATGAGTCCAAAGGTTTGTGCAGTTTGGTCTGAGCCATTCTATTCTTCATAATATTCCCTTAGATGAACAATTTTACTtggtaacttttttttgtttgtttgttttgttttttttttttttcagattatttcAGTAATCACTATTTTGGGCCCACTGGATGAATGTGGATACTTCCATTAGAACACTCCTTAAGATGGTTCTTAGAATTAGAATTAGCCAATGTAATCCTGATATGGACTTTAAAATTATTAGGATATCACAATCCcagcagaaacagaaaaatgGAGGGAAGGGTTAAGATGGGGGAGAAAGGgttcatatacatttatattttcaattattCAAAATGTTGCTTTCTTGGTgtccaaaataatttaaaattatatagctGTACAAGTGATATATGGATAAAAATTTGTATTATAATGAAAATGGCTGGTTTAGGGAATTTTGTGTATTCCATAGTGCTGGAAGTAAATTATACCCTCCATATCTTTATATAGTATTGTTatttttcaatttccttttaGTTCATTTATTTGAGATTTGAGGCTTGTTTTAATTATTCACAGTGAAGTAGATGGCATGAGTTATATTGCCAGCCATTCTGAAATTTGTTAAACTGGAAAGGTTCATATCTATATCTGACATCTGATAAATTTTGTCTTCTGGATGAGTACAAAGTTCTTATGATAACAACTAGATTTTTGGTCTTCTTTGATGGTTTCTTTCTAATAAAATACTTCCTAATatccataataaaataaaaggtactTCTAAATCTTCAGAGACTGTCCTATTTATGGTGAATGCTGCAGTGTGACCATAGTTCCaagtattgtatatatatatatatatgtgtgtgtgtgtgtgtgtgtgtgtgtatgtgtgtgtgtgtgtgtatgtatgtatatatatatatatatatatatatatatatatgtgtgtgtgtgtgtgtgtgtgtgtatgtatatataccaaaGGAGATCAAAAATCAGCTTTTAGTGGtcttagaaaatgaaaaggataaatcaaatgagaaaaaaatgtactttttgtttaattttcataAAGAATATCTAAACCAAAAGTAGTTTAATGTTTATAAATTATTGGTTTGGTGGAAATGATATATGCCATCAGAAAATTATGCTTTGTAGAAGCCTGTAGTTGATTCAATGAAGACCAGACCTGGAGAAATAAATCATTTCATTGTTACATAAACAACTGTGACTGTGAGTATAAAAATATAAGTAGTCATGATAGAAGACTAAAACTTTGAAAAATATGTCATTCCAAGGACAGCACTTGAATCCACTAGGATGTTACTGAAACCATGACTGTTACTGCTGTGACAAAGGCTATTCAGCTAAATAGTTCCAAAATGAGAAGGCACTGGACAGAGGAGAGGGAAATGTCGGATTTCATTCTAGTTCCACTCACCTCTACTTCTGAAACTCACGTAGATAGGAAGGAAGGCAATATACAAAACTAACAGTAGGCACTCCCAGATAAGCAAACAGCAAACTCCCATTTTACTATACAAAGCTGAAAAAGAGTCAGTAGCAAAAGTTAGGAAGTCTTGTGGAATTCAttgaaacaagaaaagaaatgttgAATACAGGCATTGTCTTGAAGGTCTTGATGCtatatccatttgtttatttaagtTATGTCAGGGCTAAAGCctcataagaaatatttttagggTTAGCGTTAGTAAGATACAACTTAGAATTTGGTGAAAGTAAGATTATCGTCATTTAGTCTGAAAATACAACAGACTtaaaaacaatatcaaataataaatatCTTCTCCCTTTTGTTCACAACTGTGTAGCACATAATCAGCCTGAAAACATGATTTGGATGCTGTGGGACCCTGTCTCCATTCTTAAGTGCCTAAAGGTTGTAGGATCCACAGAGAAGGGCTTCTGTGAAACTCTGAGCtagctaaaagaaaaagaaactgcctTCACTCACACAGTAAGGAATACTCTGAAAGAATTCTGAGTCCTTGAAAGAAATATCAACTGGAGCTATACTCCAGCCCTGAAGAAACAcacaaggagggaggaaagggtagTTCCATAACATGAGGATCTCTGAAGATCTTGAAACTTCCTTTCATAAAGAGTATTGTGATGCACTAACGTTCCGGGTTACACATTTTTTGTATATATCACATCTCAATATTGTGTTTCAAGAAGAAATGGTTTCAGACCTATTTACCTTCCATTACTGTACTCATTAGATTTCTGAAACAAACAGGTTTTCTTCTGAGACAACAAAAAACAAGTATTCCTctgagaaaattaagaaaaattatagTGATTAAATATATTGAAGGACATGAAAATTTGTTTGACATCAATGACATATTCTCCGATTTGAACAGGGCATctgaaagaaagagcaaaagacCTGGCGTTATTAATTGTATATACATTTACTAGAACAGATTCATATTATAGGCTAAGTCCCCATATCCAACCACTGAGAAGTATTTAAGCCACAAAAACTTTGACTTTGTCAGTAGATTGATCTATCAATGAACTCAAATTTGATGGCATGTCTCTAAGGGGGAAAATGGTAAAAATGTTAGGAAGTAAAGTTGGTTTGATAAAATAGAGGACATATTTCTGAAGGATATATCTTGCTCCTGTTCCAACTCCAATTGCTTTTTCCTGGCCATCTTGTTAGTTGGTTATTGTTTAAAACTGCAGTTATTTAGGCACCTAAAAAGAATGAAGATTAAAGTCTAGGGCCTCTTGCCACAATGCCTGGATGATGGAAATTGGGGTAGCTGTGAAGATGAGGCAAGACAGTCAATTTCATTTCCTAAACAATCTTATATTCTAAAGACATTTGTGTCTCTTAATCTGACTATTAGACTACTGAAACAATgtacccctaaagaaataaggATTTCCCCCAGAATATCATGCTCAAAGAAGGAAAAGCTCCAGTTCAAAGGAAAATGAATCTACCCCAAATATATATTTCACACAGACCTAGCACTTTGTCAGATTACTTTGTATGATGAAACTGAATCCCAGACAATAATAGGCTAAATGTGATAGTAGGGTATTACAACTTGTTTACAACTTCTGAAATTACATATCTTTGGCTATATAGTTAAACTTTAATCTCAGTTCAGGTTCCTGAACGTGGAATTGGGGGAGTGACTGGATTTCTTTATCAAGAGTAGAATAACCACATAGACTATGTCTActtttctgcctttctctactAACTTAAATGCTTTAAGTGATTTTTGGCACAGACTATAACTCTCAATTTTCATATAAAGTTTTCTCCTTCAATCATTCCCAAGAATTGAACTAAGGTTGGAAGGCTTTCTCGCTGCTTA
It includes:
- the Skint9 gene encoding selection and upkeep of intraepithelial T-cells protein 9 precursor; amino-acid sequence: MESSASCLPGFFMSFLLLQNTVLTQAMRSDIKINIQVPDTEGLLLECTSGSLIPPAEMTWRDSNGNIIPHSTAFNSQDRDGLLYLKSSILLKNRAKGPITCSIYNVTTNQEKKRSIVLPDALFKSENMSLMSNKFSCPSIYLITIIFLNFLRGILVFCCLRRKPVCFRNLMSTVMEALYSKMGVCCLLIWECLLLVLYIAFLPIYVSFRSRAFLLDDTYPLYTNWLWNICIILTVIMVLFPGLILCLLWTLNCYGQVSSLPPTSMELSTKDSEQNSSKSDDSQENYDVNCKILETCESKIFSQHQESCEDDTASTLFIS